TAATAGGACATTTACAGAATTTTTAATTGGTGATAGTTATGACTCAAATGGACGATGCAAAAAAGGGAATTATCACTGAGGAGATGAAAATTGTATCTGAAAAAGAAAAAATTGATGTTGAAAAACTTAGAAACCTTATAGCCAAAGGTTACGTTGTTATTCCAAAAAATGTTAATAGAAATACTGAGCCAGTAGGTATTGGTAAATATTTGAGAACTAAAGTGAATGCAAACATTGGAACATCCCCAGATTTCGTAGATATTGACTTAGAGATAAAAAAGGCAAAAGTTGCTGAAAAATATGGGGCAGATACTATAATGGATTTAAGTACTGGAGGAGATTTAGAAAAAATTAGAAAGGCTATTATGAACGCTGTTAATTTGCCAATAGGAACAGTTCCAATTTATGAGGCTGGAAAAATAGCGAGAGAAAAGTATGGAAGAGTTGTAGATATGAATGAAGATTTGATATTCAATGTTATTGAAAAACAGGCAAAGGAAGGCGTAGATTTTATGACACTACATTGTGGAATAACTAAACAATCCGTTGAAAGATTAAAAAAAAGTGGTAGAGTTTTGGGAGTAGTTAGTAGAGGAGGAGCGTTTTTAACAGCCTATATTTTATATCACAACGAAGAAAATCCTTTATACAAAAACTTTGATTATCTCTTAGAGATTTTAAAAGAGTATGATGTAACCATAAGTTTGGGAGATGGAATGAGACCGGGATGTTTATTAGACAATACAGACAGGGCTCAAATTGAAGAACTTATAATATTAGGAGAATTAGTAGAAAGATGTAGAGAAAAAGGAGTTCAATGTATGGTTGAAGGGCCAGGACATATTCCTTTAAACTATATTGAAACTAACATTAAATTACAAAAGAGTTTATGCAAAAATGCTCCATTCTATGTTTTGGGTCCAGTAGTTACAGATATAGCCCCTGGATATGACCACATAACAGCCGCAATTGGAGGAGCGTTAGCAGGCTACTATGGGGCTGATTTCCTTTGCTATGTAACTCCAAGCGAGCATTTAAGATTACCAACAGTAGAGGATGTTAAAGAGGGAGTTATAGCCACTAAAATAGCGGCTCAGGCGGCAGATATTGCCAAAGGTAATAAATTGGCGTGGGAAAAAGAGAAAGAGATGGCTTACGCAAGGAAAAACCACGATTGGGAGAAACAATATAAGTTGGCAATAGATAAAGAAAAAGCAAAAAAAATGAGAGAAGAGATTCCTTCAAAAGAAAAAAGAGCGTGCTCAATTTGTGGTGACTATTGTGCCTTATTGATGGTCGAGAAATTTTTAAGGTGAATTTTATGGAAAAAAATGAATTAATTACTGAAATTTTAAAGAAAGAGATTGTTAAGGCATTAGGTTGCACTGAGGTGGGATTAATTGGCTATACAGTTGCTAAGGCTAAGCCAGATGATGCATATTCAATAAAAGAGATCAAAATAATTTTAGATAAAGGAACTTTTAAAAATGCATATTCAGTAGGAGTTCCAAATACTGGAAAATTTGGGATACTTCCAGCTGTTGTTGGTGGTTTGTTGGGAAATAAAGAAAATGGTTTAGAAATATTTAAAGATATAAAATATGATGAAGAATTAGAAGAATTTATAAAAGATAAATTGAAAATTGAAGTTATAGATTCTGAAGTTTATTGTAAAGTATATATTGAGGCGGATAAAACTTATGAGAGTGAAACTAAGGGTAGTCATTCTGGAAAAGTCATAGATGAAACTTTGAAAGAGGCTTATAAAAATCTAACTCTCAAAGACTTTATAGATTATTTAGATGACATTCCAAAAGATGTAATTAATTTGATAAAAGAAACAATAAATATAAATAATAATCTCTCAATTCCAGAAGTCTCAGAAGATTTTATAAATTTAAATATAAATGATGATGTTTTAAATAATATGGTAAAAAAAACAGTTTCAGGTGTTTATAATAGAATGATTGGTGTTAATAAGCCAGCGATGGCTATTGCTGGCAGTGGAAATATGGGTTTAGTATCTACTTTACCAATAATTGCTTACGATGAAATTAATGATAAAGATGAAGAAAAACTAATTAAATCAATTACTTTATCTTCTTTAACTACTATATATTCAACCTACTATTCCTCTTATATTTCATCAATGTGTGGATGTGTAAATAGAGGTGGCATAGGGGCGGTTTCTGGTTTGTCATATTATAATCATTACAATGAGGAAAATATCATTAACTATATAGAAGAGAGTATTAAGAGTTTTACAGCAAATTTAACTGGAATTATTTGCGATGGAGGTAAAATAGGCTGTGCTTTAAAAATAGTATCAGGAGTTTTTGGAATCTATTTATCTCTATTTTCAAAGGTTCCATACAACAATGGAATTGTTGGAAAAAACTTTGAGGAATGCATTAAAAACATTGGAAAAATTGGAAAATCTATGAAGTTAGTAGATGATGCAATAATAGAGATATTAAAAAGTAAGGAATTATAAATTAGATGTTTTATTTGTTCAATATAATTTTTATAACTTTTTTTAAAGTTAAATTTTCCTCATATAACAATACTCCAATTTTAAACAGTTTTATTGACAAAACGAAAGATAATACAATACTAACAACCATAATTAATGTTGATATTATTATTTCAGTTAAAGGTAGTTGAGTTACACTTTCTCTTAAAACTACTGTATATGGTAATGTAAAGGGTATATATGATAAAATTTTAGCGATGTAGTGATTTGGATTAACCATTATAGTGTTCATAAACATTATTGGTATAATTTGAACAATTATTATTGGAGATATTAGTTGAGAGGCATCCTTAGGATGAGAGAATAATGAGACAATTCCGCACAACAAAGAGGAATAGAACAAATATCCAAGTATAAAGTAAATTAATGCAAATAATACTAAGTATAATGAAACTTTAACTGCATATATTATAATTACAGGTAAAGCAAATATAAGCCAAATACCTATTTGAATTAAACCTACTATAGATATTCCTAATATTTTTCCAAACATTAAATTTTCTGATGATGCATAACACAGTAGAATTTCCATAATTCTATTTTGTTTCTCTTCAATAATTGAGGAGACAATAATTCCAGATAATGATGTAATAGCCATATAAAGCAAAAATACAAAGCCCATTGGCAATAGTTGAGATAAAAATGATTCTTTTTCAACTCCTTTCTTAGAAACAAAATAGATCTTTGCATTTATAGGATTTACAACCCTATTGTAAGTTAAATTATCTACTTTCCCTTTTAGTAAGTTCTTAATTATAATATTAGATAATGTATCGGTTATTAAAGGATTTGGCGATTTTGTTGCCGAGTAAATAATTATATTCCCTGTTTTTAAATAATCTTTGGGAATAACAATTAAAGCATCTATTTTTTTATTTAAAATCTCCTCTTTTCCCTTTTCTATATTTTGGTATTTTATAAAGTATATTGTTATAGTTTTATTACCGATATTGTTTTTTACCACTTTATTTGGAATTTCTAAGCCAAAATTATCTATATAACCCACTTTAAGTTCTTTAATGTCAAACATCATTAAACTACCCATTACAGCCAAAGATATCATAATTATGGGAACTATTACAGTAGATATTAAGAACTGTTTTCTTTTTACATTACTAAAAATCTCTCTCTTTCCAATTGTAAATATTTTTTTAATGTCTATTTTCATATTTCCACCTTTAATTATTCAAAAAATAACTCCTCTAATGAGTATCTAACTTCAAATTTAATGACATTTTCAGCACTTTCCTTTAAAATTTTTATTGCCTCATTGTATGGAATTTCTTTTTTTATCAATCTTCCATTTTCTAAATATTCGATGTATGCCATTTTTCTACAAATATTTTCAATTCTTCCATAATGAACTACTTTTCCATTTTTTATTATTAAAACTCTATCACACAATCTCTCAATTTTTTCCAACTGATGCGTTGATAAAAGTATAGTTTTACCTTCGTTTTTTAATTCATACAATATATTTTTTAATAATTTAGTGTTAAAAACATCTAAACCAGAAAATGGCTCATCTAAAATAATAATATCTGGATTGTGCATAACTGACACAATAAACTGAACTTTTTGTTGATTCCCCTTAGATAACTCTTTAATTTTTGAAAATTTGTAATTGTAAATATTTAATTTATTTAACCAATAGTTAATACTTTTATTAATTTCTTCTTTTTTCATTCCCGCCAATTCTCCAAAAAATTTTAACACATTTACAACTTTTTCATCTCTATAAAGCCCTCTTTCTTCTGGTAAATAACCAATTTTTCCATTAATTTCAACATATCCTTCATAATCTTCAATAATCCCCGCCAATACCCTCAAAGTAGTTGTTTTTCCCGCCCCATTATGTCCCAATATTCCAAAAATTTCTCCTTCATAAACCTCAAAAGAAATATTATTAAGAACTTTTTTATTACCAAAATATTTAGACAAGTTTTTCACAAATACTCTTGGTTTCATATTTTCACTTTATTTAATTTTAATTATCTATCTTTGTTTTAACTATTCAACATTAGGTATTTATTTAAGTTTTTATCTAAAATTAATTAAAAAGATAAAATTAAAACTTAAAAATGTGATAAGATGCTTGAACCGATTGCCTACGATATTGGAAGATTATGCAAAGAAAAAGATAAAGAATTGACTCCAAATTTAATAAACATTGACATTGAAGTTAATGGTATTAAGATGCCATTTGATGTTCATAGAGAACTAACAACTCTATTTAAAAAATTTTTTACTGGAACTGTTGAATATAAGGGAGAGATAATTAAGTATCAAATATTAAATTTTGGTAAGCATATTGATTTAATTGAACTGGAAGATGTAGATTTATACATAATAGGTGATGGTAGAAGATTGATAGAAAGAAAAGAACTACAAATAATTCCAAAGATTAGAGAAAAAATATCTCCAAATTCAGCAATTTACTTTCCAGCAGTGTTTCCTTGGGAAATTCCACTTTTGGTTTATATGGGTGTTGATTACTTCGATGATTCATTGGCAAAGTTATATGCTTCATTAGGATACAAATTTACAAAAAATAGAGTTTTAAAACTAAATAATTATAATTTTGATGAGTTATTAAATTACAATAGAGAAGTTTATAGAGAGATATTGGAAGAAGTTAGATTAGGTATAAAAAATGGATTTTTAAGAAATATTGTAGAGGAAACATCTATATCTTATCCATATCTATGGGCAAATTATAGAAGGTATAAGCCAGATTTAAGAAATATTCCCTTATCAAAAGAGAATAAAATTATAGTTACCGCAAATATAGATATTCCAGAAGTTCAAAAATATTTAGATAGGTTGGATAGATATGAGCCTTATTCTAATATAGTGGTTTTACTTCCTTGCTCATCAAAAAAGCCATATTCTATATCTCAATCACATCAAAAGTTCATAAATGCAATAAAATCTGCAAAGGTTGTAGTAGAGGAAGTTATACTTACATCTCCTTACGGTTTAGTTCCAAGACCTTTGGAGGGAGTAGTAAATTATGACATTCCAGTAACTGGAAATTGGAGTTTTGAAGAAATAGAATTAATAAATAAATGTCTAAAAAACTTTTTAAAGAAAGTTAAGAATAAATTCAAAGATTTTATTGTTATTGCTCATCTACCAAAAAATTACCTTGAAATTTTAGATTTAGATAATATAATTGTTACTTCAAAGGATAATCCTACATCAAAAGAATCTTTAGAGAATTTAACAAATACATTAAAAGAATATAAGTATTTAACAGAAAACCTAAATATTAATAAAAAAGAGCAGAAAATTCATAACATTCAGCAACTTGCAAAGTTTCAGTTTGGTATAAATTTCATTCCTAATGAAATATTTATAAATCACAGAAAGCAAATATTTATAAATAAAAATATACAGATCGCCTCTATAAATCCTAAGAATGGATTACTTGTATTAACATTGAAAGGAGGAGAGTTATTATGGAATGTTGGAAAGAGAAATATTAACTATGTGGAAGTAAATTATAATATTAAAAAAGGTTCTCTTTTCCCTCCAGGATTCATTGATTGCAATGAAAATATATCCTACAACGATGAAGTAGTCTTAATAAAGGATGAAGAATTTTTAGGCGTTGGAAGATCTTTAATGAGTGGATTTGAGATGAAAAAGGCAAGGCATGGAGCATTAGTAAATATAAGAAATGTTAAAAGGTGAAAAATTTGGACAATGTTGAGAGAATTGTTAAATTGTTATTGATGGAGAAAGATTTTAATGATAAAGAGAAATTGAGGGATTTATATAAAGAATACATAAAAACAAAGGATGAAATTAGTTATTTAGAAAATATTCTTGAAGATTTTGAAACCTTGGATACAAATATAAATCATATTAAAAGATATTCTGAAATTGTAAAGTCATTATTACCTAAGTTGAGTAAATTTACTAATATTCCTATTTTTGTTGATATTGTTAAAATGTTGGAAACTGTTGATAATATTGATACAAAAGAACTTGAATCATTAAGATGGGAAATTAATAAAGAGATAGAGGAGTTAAATGATAAATTGAAAACTATAAAAAATGAAATAATGGCTATAGTTGTTAATGAGTCATTATCAAAAATAGGATCTTCAAACTTAGAAGAATTTTTAAAATACTTAGAAAATAACAAAGAAAATAAAAAACTTGAAATTGATGAATACAAAGAAGAGCCAAAAGTCGTTGATTAAAAGTTAATCTCTTCAAATACTGGTTTTTCCTTCTCTACTTTTGCATATACTGAGATGTAATCTTTTATACCACTCCACTTTATTTTTTCCCCTAAAATTTCTTGAATTTGGAATATTCCTGCCTCATTTGATAAAATTACTTCAATTTTAACCGGTTTTTCCTTTCCTTCCTTTATTATAACTTTCTCTACAGATGCCGCTGAAATTGAATGGATATCATAGCATTTTTTACATATTGGAATTCTTGATCTTCCTTTTGTCATATCCGTTCCATCAGCAACTGCAATAACTCCTGCTTCGATAGTTAAAGACATAATTCCCTCGCTGTGTGAATAAATAGCGTGTAATATTTCAGTAGTCATTTGATAAGCCTTTTCTTCATCGTAGTATTTTTTTAATATCTCTTCAATAATATTTATAGATAAATAGGCAGAGTGTAAATGATGTATATCTCTATGAACAGCATTTCCTATATCGTGTAAATACGCTCCCATAATTGTTATAACCAAAGAATCTTCAAAACTTCCTTTACAATCCTTCATAAAACTTGGCTTTATCCCTTTTTTATATAATATTTTCAATATCTTTATTGCGTTATTAGTTACAATTTTTGAATGTGTCTTTCCGTGATCGTTATATCCTAACCTACCCACAGCCATTATATTAGACATTTTTAAAAAAGTATTGACTTTTTTATTTTTAGATAACTCGTTGTAAATTTTTTTTGGAATTCCAATTAATGATTTAATCTCTTCATAGCTCATATTTCTCCCCAGAATAATTTTACTATTTACATTTAAATATTTTAATTAATAGACAAAATTTAAAATTAAAGAAAATAAAAAAATAATAAATTATTAAACACTAATTCAATAATTATCTGATCAATTAATAAATTATTAGAATTAACTTAGAGGTAATATAGAGTTAGCAATAATTTTAGTTATTATTTTACTCTTAGGTGACTACGTTTTATTATTTTCATCAAAAAATTAACTGTGTAAATGTCTAAATTTTATAATAATTATTTTCTATCCTTTAACTTAATCATCTCATCAAATAAGAACATTGTATCATGTGGTCCAGGTCTCGCCTCTGGGTGGAATTGAACTGAAAATATTGGTAGATCATTATGCATAATTCCTTCAACTGTAATATCGTTTAAGTTTATAAAACTCACTTTGACATCGTCAGGCAAACTTTCCTCTCTAACGGCAAATCCGTGGTTTTGAGAAGTTATATAAACTTTATCTGTTTTTAGGTCTTTAACTGGCTGATTTCCACCCCTATGACCAAACTTCATTTTGTATGTTTCTCCTCCAAAAGCTAAGGCTAAAAGTTGATTTCCTAAACAAATTCCTGTTATTGGCACCACTCCAATTAAATTTTTAATGCATTTAATAACTTCTTTTAACCTTGCAGGGTCTCCAGGACCGTTAGAAATTAAAACAAAATCTGGTTTATATTCCAATATCTCGTCATATTTTGTATTGTATGGAACTTGAACTACTTCGCAGTTTCTTTTAACCAAACTTCTTATTATATTCATCTTAACTCCGCAGTCAATTAAAACACACCTTGCTTTTCTGTTGGTAGTTTTATGAATTATCGTTTCTTTAGTGGAAACTAATGGAACTAAATCAATATCTGATATATCTTTATATTTTTTAACTTTATCTAATAAATCTTTAATTTCCTCATCACTTATTTCTTCAGCAACTTTTAAACAACTTTTTACGACCCCTTTATCTCTAATGTTTCTTGTTAAGAATCTTGTATCTATATCTTGAATTCCAGGGACATTATACTCTTTTAAAAAGTCATCTAAGGCTTTATTAGTTACTTCTCTAACTACAAAGCCCTCTGCCTTTATTCCATCTGACTCAAACCATTCTTTTTTAACGCCATAGTTTCCTTGTAGGGGATAGGTCATCATTACAATCTGTCCTTTATAGGAAGGATCTGTTAAAACTTCCACATAGCCAGTCATAACTGTTGTAAAAACCAACTCTCCAAAAACTTCTTTTTCTGCTCCAAAACCTTTTCCTTTAAAGACAATTCCATTCTCTAAAACTAACACTGCCTCCATAATTTTCACCAAAATACCTATATAAAGTAGTTATAATAAATAAGGCATTAATGAATGCCTTCCAAAAGGAAGGCATTCAAATTTCCTTATAAAATTTATTTTATTTTGCACAAAGCTATAAACTATACACATATATATAGGATTAGGATAAATCATCTATACTGAACTGATCTTATATTGCATTATTATAGTTTATTATATAGTTTTGTTTATGTTATAATGTATTAATGAGATTTGAATACCTCTCATAAGGAAGATCTAATTTCTTCATTATTAATTTAAAAACTTTTATACCCCCTCTATAAATGACATTAATACAAAAAACATCCTATGTTGGTGAATAGATTATGGTTAAAATATTGGTTACAGATCCACTGCACGAAGAGGCTATAAAGATATTGGAAGAGATTGGAGATGTTGAAATCGCAATAGGATTGTCTAAAGAGGAATTATTGAAAAAAATTAGAGATGTTGATGTTTTAGTTGTAAGAAGTGGGACTAAGGTTACAAGAGATGTTATTGAAAAGGCTGAAAAATTGAAAGTTATAGGTAGGGCTGGGGTTGGAGTTGATAACATAGATGTTGATGCCGCTACTGAAAAAGGGATTATTGTAGTTAATGCCCCAGACGCTTCATCAATTTCAGTGGCTGAATTAACAATGGGTTTAATGCTTGCCGCTGCAAGGAATATTTCACAAGCTACGGCATCTTTAAAAAGGGGAGAATGGGATAGAAAGAGGTTTAAGGGAATTGAGTTATATGGAAAAACTCTTGGAGTTATTGGTTTAGGAAGAATTGGACAACAAGTTGTTAAAAGGGCTAAGGCATTTGGAATGAATATTATCGGATATGATCCTTACATCCCAAAGGAAGTTGCTGAAAGATTAGGAGTTGAGTTGGTTGATGATATAAATGAATTATGTAGGAGATCTGATGTAATAACACTTCATGTTCCTTTAACTCCAAAAACTAAACATATTATTGGTAAAGAACAAATTGCATTAATGAAAAAGAATGCAATAATTGTCAATTGTGCAAGAGGAGGATTAATAGATGAAAAAGCACTATATGAGGCATTAAAAAATAAAAAAATTAGAGCGGCGGCATTAGATGTTTTTGAAGAAGAACCTCCAAAGAACAATCCTTTATTAACATTGGATAATGTTATTGGGACTCCTCATCAAGGGGCATCTACTGAAGAGGCTCAAAAGGCGGCTGGAACAATAGTTGCTGAACAAATAAAAAAAGTTTTGAGAGGAGAACTTGCCGAAAATGTTGTAAATATGCCAAATATACCTCAAGAAAAGTTAGGAAAATTAAAGCCATATATGTTATTGGCAGAACTTATGGGTAATATAGTTATGCAGGTATTAGATGGATCAGTTAATAGAGTGGAAATTACTTACTCAGGAGAATTATCAAAAGAAAAAACTGATTTAATAAAAAGAGCCTTTTTAAAAGGATTATTATCTCCAATATTGCTGGCAGGAATTAACTTAGTTAATGCTCCTGTTATAGCCAAAAATAGAAACATCAATGTAGTTGAAAATACTACTACATCTGAGGAAAAATATGGAAATGCTATTAAGATAAATGCTGAAAGTAATAATAAAAAGTTTTCAATTGTTGGAAGTATAATAAACAATAAACCAGTTATCTTAGAAGTTGATGGATATGAAGTTAATTTTATTCCAGAGGGTGTTTTGGCAATTATC
This genomic window from Methanocaldococcus sp. contains:
- the thiC gene encoding phosphomethylpyrimidine synthase; this translates as MTQMDDAKKGIITEEMKIVSEKEKIDVEKLRNLIAKGYVVIPKNVNRNTEPVGIGKYLRTKVNANIGTSPDFVDIDLEIKKAKVAEKYGADTIMDLSTGGDLEKIRKAIMNAVNLPIGTVPIYEAGKIAREKYGRVVDMNEDLIFNVIEKQAKEGVDFMTLHCGITKQSVERLKKSGRVLGVVSRGGAFLTAYILYHNEENPLYKNFDYLLEILKEYDVTISLGDGMRPGCLLDNTDRAQIEELIILGELVERCREKGVQCMVEGPGHIPLNYIETNIKLQKSLCKNAPFYVLGPVVTDIAPGYDHITAAIGGALAGYYGADFLCYVTPSEHLRLPTVEDVKEGVIATKIAAQAADIAKGNKLAWEKEKEMAYARKNHDWEKQYKLAIDKEKAKKMREEIPSKEKRACSICGDYCALLMVEKFLR
- a CDS encoding L-serine ammonia-lyase, iron-sulfur-dependent, subunit alpha: MEKNELITEILKKEIVKALGCTEVGLIGYTVAKAKPDDAYSIKEIKIILDKGTFKNAYSVGVPNTGKFGILPAVVGGLLGNKENGLEIFKDIKYDEELEEFIKDKLKIEVIDSEVYCKVYIEADKTYESETKGSHSGKVIDETLKEAYKNLTLKDFIDYLDDIPKDVINLIKETININNNLSIPEVSEDFINLNINDDVLNNMVKKTVSGVYNRMIGVNKPAMAIAGSGNMGLVSTLPIIAYDEINDKDEEKLIKSITLSSLTTIYSTYYSSYISSMCGCVNRGGIGAVSGLSYYNHYNEENIINYIEESIKSFTANLTGIICDGGKIGCALKIVSGVFGIYLSLFSKVPYNNGIVGKNFEECIKNIGKIGKSMKLVDDAIIEILKSKEL
- a CDS encoding ABC transporter permease, which codes for MKIDIKKIFTIGKREIFSNVKRKQFLISTVIVPIIMISLAVMGSLMMFDIKELKVGYIDNFGLEIPNKVVKNNIGNKTITIYFIKYQNIEKGKEEILNKKIDALIVIPKDYLKTGNIIIYSATKSPNPLITDTLSNIIIKNLLKGKVDNLTYNRVVNPINAKIYFVSKKGVEKESFLSQLLPMGFVFLLYMAITSLSGIIVSSIIEEKQNRIMEILLCYASSENLMFGKILGISIVGLIQIGIWLIFALPVIIIYAVKVSLYLVLFALIYFILGYLFYSSLLCGIVSLFSHPKDASQLISPIIIVQIIPIMFMNTIMVNPNHYIAKILSYIPFTLPYTVVLRESVTQLPLTEIIISTLIMVVSIVLSFVLSIKLFKIGVLLYEENLTLKKVIKIILNK
- a CDS encoding ATP-binding cassette domain-containing protein; its protein translation is MKPRVFVKNLSKYFGNKKVLNNISFEVYEGEIFGILGHNGAGKTTTLRVLAGIIEDYEGYVEINGKIGYLPEERGLYRDEKVVNVLKFFGELAGMKKEEINKSINYWLNKLNIYNYKFSKIKELSKGNQQKVQFIVSVMHNPDIIILDEPFSGLDVFNTKLLKNILYELKNEGKTILLSTHQLEKIERLCDRVLIIKNGKVVHYGRIENICRKMAYIEYLENGRLIKKEIPYNEAIKILKESAENVIKFEVRYSLEELFFE
- a CDS encoding DUF5591 domain-containing protein — translated: MLEPIAYDIGRLCKEKDKELTPNLINIDIEVNGIKMPFDVHRELTTLFKKFFTGTVEYKGEIIKYQILNFGKHIDLIELEDVDLYIIGDGRRLIERKELQIIPKIREKISPNSAIYFPAVFPWEIPLLVYMGVDYFDDSLAKLYASLGYKFTKNRVLKLNNYNFDELLNYNREVYREILEEVRLGIKNGFLRNIVEETSISYPYLWANYRRYKPDLRNIPLSKENKIIVTANIDIPEVQKYLDRLDRYEPYSNIVVLLPCSSKKPYSISQSHQKFINAIKSAKVVVEEVILTSPYGLVPRPLEGVVNYDIPVTGNWSFEEIELINKCLKNFLKKVKNKFKDFIVIAHLPKNYLEILDLDNIIVTSKDNPTSKESLENLTNTLKEYKYLTENLNINKKEQKIHNIQQLAKFQFGINFIPNEIFINHRKQIFINKNIQIASINPKNGLLVLTLKGGELLWNVGKRNINYVEVNYNIKKGSLFPPGFIDCNENISYNDEVVLIKDEEFLGVGRSLMSGFEMKKARHGALVNIRNVKR
- a CDS encoding HD domain-containing protein; protein product: MSYEEIKSLIGIPKKIYNELSKNKKVNTFLKMSNIMAVGRLGYNDHGKTHSKIVTNNAIKILKILYKKGIKPSFMKDCKGSFEDSLVITIMGAYLHDIGNAVHRDIHHLHSAYLSINIIEEILKKYYDEEKAYQMTTEILHAIYSHSEGIMSLTIEAGVIAVADGTDMTKGRSRIPICKKCYDIHSISAASVEKVIIKEGKEKPVKIEVILSNEAGIFQIQEILGEKIKWSGIKDYISVYAKVEKEKPVFEEINF
- the carA gene encoding glutamine-hydrolyzing carbamoyl-phosphate synthase small subunit, whose amino-acid sequence is MEAVLVLENGIVFKGKGFGAEKEVFGELVFTTVMTGYVEVLTDPSYKGQIVMMTYPLQGNYGVKKEWFESDGIKAEGFVVREVTNKALDDFLKEYNVPGIQDIDTRFLTRNIRDKGVVKSCLKVAEEISDEEIKDLLDKVKKYKDISDIDLVPLVSTKETIIHKTTNRKARCVLIDCGVKMNIIRSLVKRNCEVVQVPYNTKYDEILEYKPDFVLISNGPGDPARLKEVIKCIKNLIGVVPITGICLGNQLLALAFGGETYKMKFGHRGGNQPVKDLKTDKVYITSQNHGFAVREESLPDDVKVSFINLNDITVEGIMHNDLPIFSVQFHPEARPGPHDTMFLFDEMIKLKDRK
- the serA gene encoding phosphoglycerate dehydrogenase, yielding MVKILVTDPLHEEAIKILEEIGDVEIAIGLSKEELLKKIRDVDVLVVRSGTKVTRDVIEKAEKLKVIGRAGVGVDNIDVDAATEKGIIVVNAPDASSISVAELTMGLMLAAARNISQATASLKRGEWDRKRFKGIELYGKTLGVIGLGRIGQQVVKRAKAFGMNIIGYDPYIPKEVAERLGVELVDDINELCRRSDVITLHVPLTPKTKHIIGKEQIALMKKNAIIVNCARGGLIDEKALYEALKNKKIRAAALDVFEEEPPKNNPLLTLDNVIGTPHQGASTEEAQKAAGTIVAEQIKKVLRGELAENVVNMPNIPQEKLGKLKPYMLLAELMGNIVMQVLDGSVNRVEITYSGELSKEKTDLIKRAFLKGLLSPILLAGINLVNAPVIAKNRNINVVENTTTSEEKYGNAIKINAESNNKKFSIVGSIINNKPVILEVDGYEVNFIPEGVLAIIKHIDRPGTIGKVCITLGDYGINIASMQVGRKEPGGESVMLLNLDHTVPDEVIEKIKEIPNIKDVAIVNL